In a genomic window of Spirochaetaceae bacterium:
- a CDS encoding calcium-binding protein, with product MSDDQDPNPQNNEPEAEQTPVYRFTNASEMIIGSEDGEEIQALGGADVVMGEGGDDTIDGGAGSDYLFGGSGDDSIEGGTGADLIMGGSGDDILSGGGGRDIIRGGSGDDTIDGGAGSDYLFGGSGDDDITGGEGGDLILGGAGADTIDGGAGADIIVGGSGDDTLTGGAGADIFAFGPGDGNDTVTDFNKDEDTINLSLFGADLSFSDLTITATTDGTGTIITVPGNGEDDGITITLQGVTSTDVTESMFEFSNAGDDTITGTTADEIITGGTGDDTMTGGGGSDTFVFAPGDGDDTITDFSTSDDQIDLTAFGEDVSYSDLTIAATSDGTGTVITLPGEDGATITLQGVTSTDLSADQFVFATADTSGTLFIGSEADSGFTGTGFADTIIGGEGDDSLAGAGGNDVIFGNEGADTITGGEGNDAIFGGEGDDTINAGTGSNYVRGGAGADTFVVEAGQTVTTIGDFTDGEDQIDLSNLSGITGFSDLTITDENGTAVIDLSSQGAGTIRLSCVAASDLEAADFVFADSSGQADDGM from the coding sequence GTGTCGGACGACCAGGATCCCAACCCGCAGAACAACGAACCGGAAGCGGAGCAGACGCCCGTCTACCGATTCACGAACGCCTCGGAGATGATCATCGGCAGCGAAGACGGGGAAGAGATCCAGGCCCTCGGCGGCGCCGACGTGGTGATGGGCGAGGGCGGCGACGACACCATCGACGGCGGCGCCGGCAGCGACTACCTGTTCGGCGGCAGCGGTGACGACAGCATCGAGGGGGGCACCGGCGCCGATCTCATCATGGGCGGCAGCGGTGACGACATTCTGAGCGGCGGCGGCGGCCGGGACATCATCCGCGGTGGCAGCGGCGATGACACCATCGACGGCGGCGCCGGCAGCGACTACCTGTTCGGCGGCAGCGGCGACGACGACATCACCGGCGGCGAGGGCGGAGACCTCATCCTCGGCGGTGCCGGGGCGGACACCATCGACGGCGGCGCCGGCGCCGACATCATCGTGGGCGGCAGCGGCGACGACACCCTCACCGGTGGCGCCGGGGCGGACATCTTTGCATTCGGTCCGGGCGACGGCAACGACACCGTCACCGACTTCAACAAGGATGAGGACACCATCAACCTCTCCTTGTTCGGCGCCGACCTGTCCTTCTCCGACCTGACCATCACCGCCACCACCGACGGTACCGGCACGATCATCACCGTGCCCGGCAACGGAGAAGACGACGGCATCACGATCACGCTGCAAGGCGTGACTTCGACCGACGTCACCGAGAGCATGTTCGAGTTCTCCAACGCCGGGGACGATACCATCACCGGCACCACGGCGGACGAGATCATTACCGGCGGCACCGGCGACGACACGATGACCGGCGGCGGCGGCAGCGACACGTTCGTGTTCGCACCCGGCGACGGGGACGACACCATCACCGACTTCAGCACTTCGGACGACCAGATCGATCTGACGGCGTTCGGCGAGGACGTGTCCTACTCCGATCTCACCATCGCCGCGACTAGCGACGGCACCGGTACCGTGATCACCTTGCCGGGGGAGGACGGCGCCACCATCACACTGCAGGGCGTGACCTCGACCGACCTCTCGGCGGACCAGTTCGTGTTCGCGACCGCGGATACGAGCGGTACGCTGTTCATCGGCAGCGAGGCGGACTCCGGTTTCACCGGAACCGGTTTCGCCGACACCATCATCGGTGGCGAGGGCGACGATTCGCTCGCCGGCGCCGGCGGCAACGACGTGATCTTCGGCAACGAGGGCGCCGACACCATCACCGGCGGCGAGGGCAACGACGCGATCTTCGGCGGCGAGGGCGACGACACCATCAACGCCGGCACCGGCAGCAACTACGTGCGCGGCGGCGCCGGCGCGGACACGTTCGTGGTGGAGGCGGGGCAGACGGTTACCACCATCGGCGACTTCACGGACGGAGAGGACCAGATCGACCTGAGCAACCTGTCCGGCATCACCGGGTTCAGCGACCTGACGATCACCGACGAAAACGGCACCGCCGTGATCGACCTGTCGTCGCAGGGCGCCGGCACCATCCGGCTGTCCTGCGTGGCCGCCTCGGACCTGGAGGCGGCCGACTTCGTGTTTGCCGACTCGAGTGGCCAGGCCGACGACGGCATGTGA
- the gndA gene encoding NADP-dependent phosphogluconate dehydrogenase: MSTQSQADIGVVGMAVMGQNLALNIESRGYTVAVYNRTQSTLHEFVQGAGGRRLLPAASLAEFAASLSRPRKVLLMVQAGAAVDRVIADLRPHLAAGDIVIDGGNSYFVDTVRRAREAGAAELRYIGTGVSGGEEGALLGPSIMPGGDRGAYREVEPVLTAIAAKVDGDPCCTFIGADGAGHYVKMVHNGIEYGDMQLIAEAYSFMKLALGMSHVEMHDTFAEWNRGELDSYLIEITTDILAKSDPETGAPLVEMILDQAGQKGTGKWTSESALNLGVPAPTIAEAVFARCVSALKQERVAAAGRLSGPETTFSGDRARFLDALRKALYASKICSYAQGFALMRAAAAEHGWDLDYGAIAMIWRGGCIIRAKFLSKIKDAYERDPALANLLLDPYFTDIVHRGQEQWREVVATAATIGIPVPAFSSALSYYDSYRSATLSANMLQAQRDYFGAHTYRRVDRDGVYHTEWLAGSSPPARRIS; this comes from the coding sequence ATGAGCACTCAATCGCAAGCCGACATCGGCGTGGTCGGCATGGCCGTCATGGGCCAGAACCTGGCCCTCAACATCGAAAGCCGCGGCTACACCGTGGCGGTCTACAATCGTACCCAGAGCACCCTGCATGAGTTCGTGCAGGGCGCCGGCGGCCGGCGGCTGCTGCCGGCGGCGTCGCTCGCGGAGTTCGCCGCCTCCCTGTCCCGGCCGCGCAAGGTCCTGCTGATGGTGCAGGCCGGCGCGGCGGTGGACCGGGTCATCGCCGACCTGCGTCCGCACCTGGCTGCCGGCGACATCGTGATCGACGGCGGCAACTCCTACTTCGTCGACACCGTGCGGCGCGCGCGGGAGGCCGGCGCGGCGGAGCTGCGCTACATCGGCACCGGCGTGTCGGGCGGCGAGGAAGGCGCCCTGCTCGGGCCGAGCATCATGCCCGGCGGCGACCGCGGCGCCTACCGGGAAGTCGAGCCGGTGCTGACCGCCATTGCCGCCAAGGTGGACGGCGACCCGTGCTGCACCTTCATCGGCGCCGACGGCGCCGGCCACTACGTCAAGATGGTGCACAACGGCATCGAGTACGGCGACATGCAGTTGATCGCCGAGGCATACTCGTTCATGAAGCTGGCTCTCGGCATGAGCCACGTGGAGATGCACGACACGTTCGCGGAGTGGAACCGCGGCGAGCTCGACTCCTACCTGATCGAGATCACCACCGACATCCTCGCCAAGAGCGACCCGGAAACCGGCGCCCCGCTGGTCGAGATGATCCTGGACCAGGCCGGCCAGAAAGGCACCGGCAAGTGGACCAGCGAGTCGGCGCTGAACCTCGGCGTGCCGGCGCCGACCATCGCGGAGGCCGTGTTCGCCCGCTGCGTGTCTGCGCTGAAGCAGGAACGGGTCGCGGCCGCGGGACGGCTGAGCGGCCCGGAGACCACGTTCTCCGGCGACCGGGCACGATTCCTGGACGCGCTGCGCAAGGCCCTGTACGCCTCCAAGATCTGTTCCTACGCGCAGGGGTTCGCGCTGATGCGCGCGGCCGCGGCGGAGCACGGCTGGGACCTGGACTACGGCGCCATCGCGATGATCTGGCGCGGCGGCTGCATCATTCGAGCCAAGTTCCTGAGCAAGATCAAGGACGCCTACGAGCGCGACCCGGCACTGGCCAACCTGCTGCTCGACCCCTACTTCACCGACATCGTGCACCGCGGCCAGGAGCAGTGGCGGGAAGTGGTGGCCACGGCCGCCACCATCGGCATTCCGGTGCCGGCGTTTTCCTCCGCGCTCAGCTACTACGACAGCTACCGGTCGGCCACCCTGTCGGCCAACATGCTGCAGGCGCAGCGCGACTACTTCGGCGCCCACACCTACCGGCGCGTCGACCGCGACGGCGTGTACCATACCGAGTGGCTGGCCGGTTCGAGCCCGCCCGCCCGCCGGATCAGTTGA
- a CDS encoding SDR family oxidoreductase: protein MSYLDRTFGLHDQVVALAGGGGTIALALADAFLNAGARVAIWSRRQATVDAALGQLGGDAGRRERLCGIVADAGDEAAVDAALASTEAALGAPTVLLNGVGGNRGKGAFNDIDVALFEEVLSLNLVAGLVVPTKRTTAFWIARGSGGCIINVASMASYVPLSGVWAYNAAKAGVINLTMACAKEYAPHGIRVNAIAPGFIVAHQNRRLLIEDDATGKLTERGRQIIDHTPFGRFADAGEMSGAALFLASDKAAGFITGVTIPIDGGYLIHNV from the coding sequence TTGAGTTATCTGGATCGGACGTTCGGTCTTCATGACCAGGTGGTTGCGCTCGCGGGCGGCGGCGGCACCATCGCGCTGGCCCTCGCCGACGCGTTTCTGAACGCCGGCGCGCGGGTGGCGATCTGGAGCCGCCGGCAGGCGACGGTGGATGCCGCCCTCGGGCAGCTCGGCGGCGATGCCGGCCGTCGCGAGCGCCTGTGCGGCATCGTGGCGGACGCCGGCGACGAGGCGGCGGTGGATGCCGCCCTCGCGTCCACCGAGGCGGCGCTCGGCGCACCCACCGTGCTGCTCAACGGGGTTGGCGGCAACCGCGGCAAGGGCGCCTTCAACGACATCGACGTCGCCCTGTTCGAGGAAGTGCTGAGCCTCAACCTGGTCGCCGGACTGGTGGTGCCCACCAAGCGCACCACCGCGTTCTGGATCGCCCGCGGCAGCGGCGGCTGCATCATCAACGTCGCTTCGATGGCCTCCTACGTGCCGCTGTCGGGCGTGTGGGCGTACAACGCCGCCAAGGCCGGCGTGATCAACCTGACCATGGCCTGCGCCAAGGAGTACGCGCCGCACGGCATCCGCGTAAACGCGATCGCCCCCGGGTTCATCGTCGCCCATCAGAACCGGCGGCTGCTGATCGAGGACGATGCCACCGGCAAGCTCACCGAGCGCGGCCGGCAGATCATCGACCACACCCCGTTCGGACGCTTCGCCGACGCCGGCGAGATGTCCGGCGCCGCCCTGTTCCTGGCCAGCGACAAGGCGGCCGGGTTCATCACCGGCGTCACCATCCCGATCGACGGCGGCTACCTGATTCACAATGTGTGA